One part of the Mariniblastus fucicola genome encodes these proteins:
- a CDS encoding TOTE conflict system archaeo-eukaryotic primase domain-containing protein yields MGRFFTMNDTHFDQLAGQWKERSTELGAWVMQHWVNRRDIWGRYLAEKYRGESPSGTPKNKAITAPFSRERGKISLQVASLIKHFKARDGAGILGVHSQAANGTSRWFAIDIDYHTPDDHTGSREANYLAATTWFKRLQSLGFDPLLMDSNGDGGYHLLQFFSGPMKTETVRRFVKELVSDYETLGLDEPPDLFPGTHGSNHFGSWLRLPGRHHTRKHFTRVFNDEPFVDVEWLEGHDAIDRMLATQPATQDLLSQHGITTKRLTLCLDFDGVIHSYQSGWQGAGIVADPPIHKVDIAIARLRQDYRIVVHSARCNTEEGRTAIANWLAKHNIAVDEVCEHKPPAHLYIDDRAVPFSGDWEQTIADVKAFRK; encoded by the coding sequence ATGGGCCGCTTTTTTACGATGAATGACACGCATTTCGATCAACTTGCCGGGCAGTGGAAAGAGCGTTCTACCGAGCTCGGTGCGTGGGTGATGCAGCACTGGGTAAACAGGCGGGACATTTGGGGCAGATACCTCGCTGAGAAGTATCGAGGCGAGTCTCCTTCGGGGACTCCGAAGAACAAAGCGATCACGGCGCCGTTCAGTCGCGAACGAGGCAAGATCTCGCTCCAGGTGGCTTCGCTAATCAAGCATTTTAAAGCCAGAGACGGGGCCGGGATTCTAGGTGTGCACTCTCAGGCCGCCAACGGCACCAGTCGCTGGTTCGCGATCGACATCGACTACCACACGCCAGACGATCACACCGGTTCGCGCGAGGCCAACTATCTCGCGGCGACGACCTGGTTCAAGCGTCTGCAATCCTTGGGCTTCGATCCGCTGTTGATGGACTCCAACGGCGACGGCGGCTATCACCTGTTACAGTTCTTTAGCGGTCCAATGAAAACGGAAACGGTCAGACGATTCGTCAAAGAGTTGGTCTCTGACTACGAGACCCTGGGGCTGGATGAGCCGCCTGATCTTTTTCCTGGCACGCATGGCTCAAACCATTTCGGCAGTTGGTTGCGTTTACCAGGAAGGCACCACACGCGAAAACATTTTACGCGCGTCTTCAACGACGAACCGTTTGTGGACGTCGAGTGGCTTGAAGGTCATGACGCTATCGATCGCATGTTGGCGACTCAGCCCGCGACGCAGGATCTGCTGTCACAGCATGGCATCACAACCAAACGGCTGACTCTGTGCCTGGACTTCGACGGAGTCATTCACTCCTACCAATCCGGGTGGCAAGGAGCAGGTATCGTTGCCGATCCGCCGATCCATAAAGTCGACATTGCGATTGCAAGGCTCAGGCAGGACTATCGAATCGTCGTTCATTCAGCGAGGTGCAACACCGAAGAAGGTCGCACCGCGATCGCGAACTGGTTGGCCAAACACAATATCGCGGTCGATGAAGTCTGTGAACACAAACCACCGGCTCATTTGTACATCGACGATCGGGCGGTCCCTTTTTCGGGGGATTGGGAGCAAACGATTGCGGATGTGAAAGCATTCAGGAAATAG
- the aroA gene encoding 3-phosphoshikimate 1-carboxyvinyltransferase, whose protein sequence is MLPTKSIRPVDGPVNGQIRPPGSKSITNRALICAALANGTSTLTGVLDSDDTRVMLDSLTRLGFSFQHDPDAHTVVIEGQGGRIPNSKAELSIGNSGTSVRFLTAMLGLAGGDYRLDGVERMRQRPIGPLVEALQQFGSKVEAISPGGCPPVVIQPCGESAKSISVAGHLSSQYLSGLLMAAPLLKQDLRIQIEGHLVSLPYVAMTTAVMKSFGVKVDIEEQDGIPTAFLIRGESSYSGCDYAIEPDASAASYFFAIPAIIGGETTVLGLGKNSLQGDVGFVQCLEQMGCEIQVQEDSIRVSGKAKHGIDVDMANISDTVQTLTSVALFVDGPTNIRNVAHNRVKETDRIGNLAIELRKLGVTVDEREDGLTIHPAAMNGATFDTYDDHRMAMSFALIGLRQPGINIENPGCVSKTYPEFFEDLERFVAGPETSGV, encoded by the coding sequence ATGCTCCCAACGAAATCGATCCGGCCTGTCGACGGCCCGGTAAACGGCCAAATTCGTCCGCCAGGGTCCAAGAGCATCACCAATCGCGCACTGATTTGTGCCGCGCTCGCCAACGGAACCTCCACGCTCACCGGCGTCCTCGATAGCGACGACACACGCGTCATGTTGGATTCGCTGACCAGGCTGGGATTCTCTTTTCAACACGATCCTGATGCACATACAGTCGTGATCGAAGGGCAGGGCGGACGAATTCCGAACTCAAAGGCGGAGCTTTCGATCGGAAACAGTGGAACCTCAGTCCGCTTTCTTACAGCGATGCTGGGCCTCGCCGGTGGCGACTATCGGCTCGATGGCGTTGAACGAATGCGGCAACGACCGATTGGTCCGTTGGTTGAAGCGTTGCAGCAATTCGGATCCAAAGTCGAAGCGATTTCTCCGGGAGGCTGTCCTCCGGTCGTGATTCAGCCTTGTGGTGAGAGCGCGAAATCGATCTCCGTCGCCGGCCACTTGTCGAGCCAATATTTGAGCGGGCTGTTGATGGCGGCGCCGCTGTTGAAGCAGGATCTCAGGATCCAGATCGAAGGCCATCTCGTGTCGCTGCCTTATGTCGCGATGACAACGGCCGTGATGAAATCGTTTGGCGTAAAAGTCGACATTGAAGAACAGGACGGAATACCGACTGCGTTTTTGATTCGCGGCGAAAGTTCCTATTCGGGCTGCGACTATGCAATCGAACCCGACGCGTCAGCCGCCAGTTACTTTTTCGCGATCCCGGCGATCATCGGTGGCGAAACAACGGTGCTGGGGTTGGGGAAGAACTCACTGCAAGGCGACGTTGGTTTCGTGCAGTGTCTTGAGCAGATGGGCTGCGAAATTCAAGTTCAGGAGGATTCGATTCGCGTTTCCGGTAAAGCGAAACATGGGATCGATGTCGACATGGCGAACATCAGCGACACGGTCCAGACACTCACTTCGGTGGCTCTTTTCGTGGACGGCCCGACCAACATTCGCAACGTGGCTCACAATCGAGTCAAAGAAACCGATCGAATCGGCAACCTCGCGATCGAGCTGCGAAAACTTGGGGTCACCGTCGACGAACGGGAAGACGGTTTGACGATTCACCCTGCGGCGATGAACGGCGCGACATTCGATACTTACGACGACCACCGGATGGCGATGAGCTTTGCACTGATCGGTTTGCGTCAGCCCGGAATCAATATTGAAAATCCGGGCTGCGTTTCCAAGACCTATCCAGAGTTTTTCGAGGATCTCGAGCGATTCGTCGCCGGCCCCGAAACGTCTGGCGTTTAG
- a CDS encoding Crp/Fnr family transcriptional regulator yields MADSYWYIKNCDLFSQVSPDDVAWLESKSKMRKLKRGETVYLPDDSSDDILLVASGRVKICHATPEGKQSILGFIDPGEIFGELALLDSSSGREGQAEAAEKSIVVAIPKNELLAIVQKYPSIVLGVTKLIGLRRQRIERRLRNLLFRSNRDRVIHLLLELTEKYGHRSSVGVELQIRLSHQEMASIIGSTRETVTVVLGQLQSEGMLTIARRRIVLLSIDRLAAEVNEQPPKLKLSDPSLPPMKVMA; encoded by the coding sequence ATGGCAGATAGTTACTGGTACATCAAGAATTGCGATTTGTTTTCGCAGGTATCCCCGGACGATGTCGCCTGGTTGGAATCCAAATCAAAAATGCGAAAACTGAAGCGGGGCGAAACTGTCTACTTGCCCGACGATTCTTCAGACGACATTTTGCTGGTTGCTTCGGGCCGAGTCAAAATTTGCCACGCGACTCCCGAAGGCAAACAGTCAATTCTGGGATTCATTGATCCTGGCGAGATCTTTGGCGAACTCGCACTGCTGGACAGCAGTTCCGGACGCGAAGGCCAAGCCGAAGCCGCAGAAAAATCGATTGTGGTCGCCATCCCGAAAAACGAGCTTCTAGCGATCGTTCAAAAGTATCCTTCGATCGTGCTTGGCGTGACGAAGCTGATCGGATTACGGCGTCAACGTATTGAACGGCGTTTGAGAAATCTGCTGTTTCGTTCCAACCGCGATCGGGTGATTCATCTTCTGTTGGAGCTGACGGAAAAGTACGGCCATCGCTCTTCGGTTGGAGTCGAACTTCAGATTCGGCTTTCGCATCAGGAAATGGCCAGCATTATTGGCAGCACTCGCGAGACCGTGACGGTCGTTCTGGGACAGTTGCAGTCAGAAGGCATGCTGACCATTGCCCGCCGCCGAATCGTCCTGTTGTCCATCGATCGGCTGGCCGCCGAGGTGAACGAGCAACCACCCAAATTGAAACTGTCCGATCCATCGCTGCCGCCGATGAAAGTCATGGCGTGA
- a CDS encoding acetolactate decarboxylase: MYKFKMIPGLFLISILGLSGCGPSTTESDQQTESSHNPDIIQYGSMREAIGDQQDQGRVRFAELVKQPHCYAVAALEGLKGEAAIVDGELTVSIVDDQGQLKSVVEDADQLQATMLAGSYVNQWHDIAVEQDVAAEEFDKFLAESAEASGVSTDKPFLFTVEGDFSDLHLHVINGACPVHARMQQQVLPAEVKPFEQAMPKISGTLVGIYARDAVGKLTQPATETHRHFVYEDDSNQKQVGHVEKGGILKGATLRIAN, translated from the coding sequence ATGTACAAATTCAAGATGATTCCAGGCCTGTTCTTGATTTCGATATTGGGACTTTCTGGTTGTGGGCCATCCACGACCGAAAGCGATCAGCAAACCGAGTCTTCACACAATCCCGACATCATTCAATATGGTTCGATGCGCGAAGCGATCGGTGATCAGCAGGACCAGGGTCGAGTCCGGTTTGCAGAACTGGTTAAACAGCCGCACTGTTATGCCGTGGCCGCACTGGAAGGATTAAAGGGTGAAGCCGCTATTGTTGATGGCGAATTGACCGTCTCGATTGTAGATGATCAAGGTCAATTGAAATCTGTTGTCGAAGATGCTGATCAACTGCAAGCAACCATGCTGGCTGGCAGTTATGTCAACCAATGGCACGATATCGCGGTAGAACAGGATGTCGCGGCCGAAGAATTTGACAAGTTTCTGGCAGAATCGGCGGAGGCGTCAGGTGTGAGTACTGACAAGCCATTCCTGTTTACAGTGGAAGGGGATTTCAGCGACCTGCACCTGCACGTAATTAACGGGGCGTGCCCTGTTCATGCTCGGATGCAACAACAGGTGCTGCCGGCTGAAGTGAAACCGTTCGAGCAAGCCATGCCGAAAATATCCGGAACGCTGGTAGGCATTTATGCACGGGATGCAGTCGGAAAACTGACACAGCCTGCGACGGAAACACATCGTCATTTTGTCTATGAAGACGATTCGAACCAGAAGCAAGTTGGTCATGTTGAAAAGGGTGGAATCTTAAAAGGAGCAACGTTACGAATCGCCAATTAG
- a CDS encoding DUF542 domain-containing protein, which yields MLEARRTNTILYCERWLETVLFYREAIGLPASFENDWFVEFKIADSSFLSIANAARATIEHVQGQGVTLSWQVENLPQIKRQLDSREIQTAGIKPRWNSNVLYFHDPEGHRIELWEPFPECCNLDASINCDLATSVPDWLIEYPILLALFQKMGIDYCCGGKSLETACLKQGLDPTDVLQQASDSIRTLRKS from the coding sequence GTGTTGGAAGCCCGTCGCACAAATACGATCCTTTACTGCGAGCGTTGGTTGGAAACCGTTCTGTTTTATCGAGAAGCGATTGGATTGCCGGCAAGTTTCGAGAACGACTGGTTTGTTGAATTCAAGATTGCTGATTCGTCGTTTCTCAGTATTGCCAACGCTGCCAGAGCGACAATCGAACACGTGCAAGGACAAGGCGTTACGCTCAGTTGGCAAGTCGAGAATCTGCCGCAAATCAAACGCCAGCTTGATTCGCGAGAAATCCAAACTGCCGGGATCAAGCCGAGGTGGAACAGCAATGTGCTCTATTTCCACGACCCTGAAGGTCATCGAATCGAGCTTTGGGAACCGTTTCCCGAATGTTGTAATTTGGACGCCAGCATCAACTGTGACTTGGCAACCAGCGTGCCCGATTGGTTAATCGAGTACCCGATATTGTTAGCTTTGTTTCAAAAGATGGGCATCGACTATTGCTGTGGTGGCAAGTCACTGGAGACAGCGTGTTTAAAGCAGGGGCTTGACCCAACCGATGTCCTACAACAAGCCAGCGATTCGATCAGGACGTTGCGTAAAAGTTGA
- a CDS encoding CBS domain-containing protein yields the protein MKTKTKIPSAGDLMNAHVHTVSPELALSELIEFLLKHEISSAPVVETRDGKNILIGFISEQDALKQLTDEMFYQLPEPEQMVRACMKRHPVSITPDVDIFSTASLFVSHGYRHVPVVDEKNQLLGIVSRRDVLKSMKPFQAAAEKAHDMEFFPPNLTEIINHRFIVSN from the coding sequence ATGAAAACGAAAACGAAAATCCCAAGCGCTGGCGACTTGATGAATGCGCATGTCCACACAGTTTCGCCAGAACTGGCTTTAAGCGAACTGATCGAATTCTTGTTGAAACATGAAATCTCGTCGGCTCCAGTCGTTGAAACTCGCGACGGCAAGAACATTCTGATTGGATTCATCTCCGAACAGGATGCCCTCAAGCAACTGACTGATGAGATGTTTTATCAACTGCCCGAGCCCGAACAAATGGTCAGGGCCTGTATGAAACGTCATCCCGTTTCAATTACGCCTGACGTCGACATCTTTTCGACCGCTTCATTGTTCGTCAGTCACGGCTATCGTCACGTTCCCGTCGTCGACGAAAAGAATCAACTGCTTGGAATCGTCAGTCGCCGCGACGTGCTAAAGTCAATGAAACCTTTTCAAGCGGCAGCAGAGAAAGCGCATGACATGGAGTTCTTCCCGCCCAATCTAACGGAGATCATCAACCATCGTTTTATTGTGTCGAATTAG
- a CDS encoding VOC family protein yields MSERPTITGMRHVSLNFSNFDATLTFYTEVLGMQVEWQPDADNVFLTSGDDNFALQRRTDVENDESETRLDHIGFFVSNAAEVDRWHDFMKQADIAIERKPKTHRDGSRSFFVRDPDGTLIQMLYHPPRVSQLG; encoded by the coding sequence ATGAGCGAACGACCGACAATAACCGGAATGCGACACGTCTCGCTGAACTTTAGCAATTTCGACGCGACGCTGACTTTCTATACCGAGGTGCTCGGCATGCAGGTTGAATGGCAACCGGACGCCGACAATGTATTTCTTACTTCCGGCGATGACAATTTCGCGTTACAACGAAGAACTGACGTCGAAAACGATGAGTCAGAAACACGACTCGACCACATTGGATTTTTCGTTTCGAACGCTGCAGAGGTCGATCGCTGGCACGACTTCATGAAACAGGCAGACATTGCTATTGAACGAAAGCCCAAAACGCATCGCGACGGATCAAGAAGTTTCTTTGTTCGCGATCCAGACGGAACCTTGATTCAAATGCTCTATCATCCTCCGCGAGTAAGTCAGCTTGGCTGA
- a CDS encoding glycosyltransferase, protein MESTTLAPQIKVAAPQEDDQLFAHDPNVVTRIADMNLHYAPVDTGMTYVVLPAYNEADGLPMLLQRIRRVFSDNRKPYHVIVVDDASSDDTPEIAIEYSEAMPVSLVQHIKNQNLPGALRSGLTAAVGLAKEGDVIVTMDGDDTHPPAFINPLLQKVEEGYDVVTASRYQNGSRVVGVPGYRVLMTHGAKLLFQLIMPISGVRDYTCGYRAYRFNVLKETMDHYGDEFVSEKGFSCMADVLLKMRKFKYVFGEVPFLLRYDQKQGLSKMNVGRTVSLTLKLLLKRRFGGY, encoded by the coding sequence ATGGAATCTACAACTCTCGCCCCACAAATAAAAGTCGCCGCTCCGCAGGAAGACGACCAGCTGTTCGCTCACGACCCGAACGTGGTTACTCGTATCGCGGACATGAACCTGCATTACGCGCCGGTCGATACCGGCATGACCTATGTCGTCCTTCCGGCATACAACGAAGCAGACGGACTGCCGATGCTGTTGCAGCGAATTCGACGTGTGTTCTCTGACAACCGCAAACCGTATCACGTGATCGTTGTCGATGATGCGAGTTCCGATGACACGCCTGAGATCGCGATCGAATATTCTGAGGCGATGCCGGTGTCGCTGGTTCAGCATATCAAGAATCAGAACTTGCCGGGCGCACTTCGCAGCGGTCTCACTGCGGCCGTCGGGTTGGCGAAAGAAGGCGACGTCATCGTGACGATGGACGGCGACGACACGCATCCGCCGGCATTCATTAATCCGCTGCTGCAGAAAGTCGAAGAGGGCTACGATGTGGTCACCGCATCGCGTTACCAAAATGGCTCACGAGTCGTTGGAGTTCCAGGCTATCGCGTGTTGATGACTCATGGTGCAAAACTTCTGTTCCAACTGATCATGCCGATCTCTGGCGTTCGTGACTACACCTGCGGCTATCGCGCGTATCGATTCAACGTACTCAAGGAAACAATGGATCACTATGGCGACGAGTTCGTCAGTGAGAAAGGATTTTCGTGTATGGCCGACGTGCTGTTGAAGATGCGAAAATTCAAATACGTATTTGGTGAAGTTCCGTTCCTGTTGCGTTACGACCAGAAACAGGGCTTGAGCAAAATGAACGTGGGCCGGACCGTCAGCTTGACCTTGAAGCTTCTGCTGAAGCGACGATTTGGCGGATATTAA
- a CDS encoding AAA family ATPase: protein MSNATNLPSDQSGEVSIDAMLDRINRMAAGETVPPMPPAPEPAATRPPAAAPAPMADPGSPAAPPSPLPPATPQLVTAPPPPAEVAAASGSSGSNDNNTFIPPEPLTLLDLRVSESLIEEIACKYLLAKGEASMRQISEQMGVPFSVIETIVTRLKNEQYLGYINQAAMNDYVCRLTERGRALAKDYAGACTYFGTVPVSFDDYVNSVTAQTINDQSPSQEDLDRAFSDLLIDPTMMIRLGPAVNSGRGMFLFGFPGNGKTSIAERITEAFGKYVWIPRAISMDRDIVRVFDPMNHDECPPEKSEDILEQVRYDRRWVRIRRPTIVVGGELKMEHLELQYNAETGISEAPVQIKSNTGLLLIDDFGRQQMTVDELLNRWIVPLEKRYDFLNTSNGKKVQVPFDQLVVFSTNLEPKDLVDDAFLRRIPYKIEVPNPSIENFVKLFEIMCVKVFKIQYKPEMVKFLLEKHYLPTNRPLRNCHPRDLLLQVKNYCRFLKRPFELSEEALDFACDNYFSIM, encoded by the coding sequence ATGAGTAACGCCACCAACCTGCCATCCGACCAGTCTGGCGAAGTAAGCATCGATGCGATGCTCGATCGAATCAACCGAATGGCTGCAGGCGAAACCGTTCCGCCGATGCCTCCCGCTCCGGAACCGGCAGCAACGCGACCACCAGCGGCAGCACCCGCCCCGATGGCGGATCCGGGTTCTCCTGCAGCACCGCCGTCTCCATTGCCACCCGCCACGCCGCAACTGGTCACGGCACCGCCTCCACCGGCGGAAGTCGCCGCGGCGAGTGGGTCATCGGGATCGAACGACAACAACACTTTCATTCCGCCAGAGCCGTTGACACTCCTGGATTTGCGAGTTTCGGAATCTCTCATCGAAGAGATCGCTTGCAAGTACCTGCTGGCAAAAGGCGAAGCCTCGATGCGTCAAATCAGCGAGCAAATGGGTGTGCCTTTCAGTGTGATCGAAACCATCGTTACACGGCTCAAGAACGAACAGTATCTTGGCTATATCAATCAGGCTGCGATGAACGACTACGTTTGCCGTCTGACTGAGCGAGGCCGCGCGTTGGCGAAAGACTATGCTGGTGCTTGTACCTACTTCGGAACGGTTCCCGTATCTTTCGACGACTACGTCAACAGCGTCACGGCTCAAACAATCAACGACCAGAGCCCCAGTCAGGAGGATCTAGACAGAGCATTTTCAGACTTGCTGATTGATCCGACAATGATGATTCGACTCGGGCCCGCCGTGAACAGCGGCCGCGGCATGTTCCTGTTCGGATTTCCCGGCAACGGTAAAACGAGCATCGCAGAGCGAATCACCGAAGCGTTCGGAAAGTACGTCTGGATTCCCCGAGCCATCAGCATGGACCGCGATATTGTACGCGTGTTCGACCCGATGAATCACGACGAATGTCCTCCCGAAAAGAGCGAAGACATTCTGGAACAGGTCCGCTATGACCGACGCTGGGTTCGCATTCGGCGGCCGACGATCGTGGTCGGCGGCGAGCTTAAAATGGAACACCTGGAACTTCAGTACAATGCAGAAACCGGGATCAGTGAAGCACCTGTTCAGATCAAAAGCAACACTGGGCTGTTGCTGATCGATGACTTTGGACGTCAGCAAATGACCGTTGATGAGCTGTTGAATCGCTGGATCGTTCCGCTGGAAAAACGCTACGATTTCCTCAACACGAGCAACGGCAAGAAAGTCCAGGTGCCTTTCGATCAGTTGGTTGTTTTCTCGACCAACCTCGAACCCAAAGACCTGGTCGACGATGCTTTCTTGCGTCGTATTCCGTACAAGATCGAAGTCCCCAATCCGTCGATCGAGAACTTTGTCAAACTGTTCGAGATCATGTGCGTGAAGGTGTTCAAGATTCAGTACAAACCGGAGATGGTCAAGTTTCTGCTGGAGAAGCACTACCTGCCGACGAATCGACCGCTGCGAAACTGTCATCCGCGTGACCTGTTGTTGCAAGTCAAGAACTACTGCCGATTCCTGAAACGACCGTTCGAGCTATCGGAAGAAGCACTCGATTTCGCGTGCGACAACTACTTCTCGATCATGTAG
- a CDS encoding NAD(P)/FAD-dependent oxidoreductase — protein MNAQTLSTPNSTPAPASDGKKWAIVGGGMLGLTLAMRMAKQGHDVTLIEAAPVLGGLASVWNLGDIVWDRHYHVTLLSDSRLRNLIAEIGLEDKMKWVETKTGFYTGGKFYSMSDTKEFLSFPPLNLIEKLRLGGTIFYASKIKNWKRLERITVEKWLRRWSGNSVFEKIWEPLLKCKLGEAYKKTAASFIWAHTSRMYKARRTGLKKEMFGYVEGGYRTIIERMEEQLQQLGVKIKAGCPTSKVEKGTDGQFTIEFANDEPDAKFDRVIMTTPNAILDRVCVDLSVEEKQKFSNVSYLGIVCASLLLKKPLSVYYVTNLTDDWVPMTAVIEMTTIVDPQELGGNSVVYLPKYVPAEHEMFEKSDEEVKESFLSALERMYPEFTRDDVLAFEISRVRNVMAIPTLRYSESLPEMKSSVDGLYIVNSSYILKGNLNVNESITIAEDAMETVLKSELQTTV, from the coding sequence ATGAACGCTCAAACTCTTTCAACTCCGAACTCAACACCAGCCCCAGCCTCCGATGGCAAGAAATGGGCGATTGTCGGCGGCGGAATGCTGGGCCTGACGTTGGCGATGCGGATGGCGAAACAAGGCCACGATGTGACGCTGATCGAAGCCGCTCCGGTACTCGGCGGATTGGCGTCGGTCTGGAACCTCGGCGACATCGTTTGGGATCGTCACTATCACGTGACGCTGCTGTCGGATTCGCGGTTGCGAAATTTGATCGCGGAGATCGGCCTGGAAGACAAAATGAAATGGGTCGAAACCAAAACCGGGTTCTACACCGGCGGAAAGTTTTACTCGATGTCGGACACGAAAGAGTTTCTCTCGTTTCCGCCGCTGAACCTGATCGAGAAACTGCGGCTCGGCGGAACCATTTTCTACGCATCGAAGATCAAGAACTGGAAGCGTCTTGAGAGAATCACGGTTGAGAAATGGCTGCGCCGCTGGTCGGGCAACAGTGTCTTTGAAAAAATCTGGGAACCCCTGCTAAAATGCAAACTCGGTGAAGCCTACAAAAAGACGGCCGCTTCATTCATCTGGGCTCACACCAGCCGCATGTACAAAGCCCGCCGCACGGGGCTGAAGAAAGAAATGTTTGGCTACGTCGAAGGCGGCTACCGGACGATCATTGAGCGAATGGAAGAACAACTTCAGCAGCTTGGCGTGAAGATCAAAGCCGGTTGCCCGACTTCGAAAGTCGAAAAGGGCACCGACGGGCAATTCACGATTGAGTTTGCCAACGACGAACCCGATGCGAAATTTGATCGCGTAATCATGACGACTCCGAACGCAATTCTTGATCGCGTCTGTGTTGATCTGAGCGTTGAAGAAAAGCAAAAATTTAGCAACGTCAGCTATCTTGGAATCGTGTGTGCATCGTTGCTGCTGAAAAAGCCGCTCTCGGTTTACTACGTGACCAACCTGACCGACGACTGGGTTCCGATGACCGCTGTGATCGAGATGACTACGATCGTGGATCCGCAGGAGTTGGGCGGCAATTCAGTCGTTTACTTGCCGAAGTACGTTCCGGCCGAACACGAGATGTTCGAAAAGTCTGACGAGGAAGTGAAAGAAAGCTTCCTGTCGGCACTGGAGCGAATGTATCCGGAGTTCACGCGTGACGATGTCCTGGCATTTGAGATCTCTCGAGTCCGTAACGTGATGGCGATCCCGACGCTGCGTTACAGCGAGAGTTTGCCCGAGATGAAGTCTTCGGTCGACGGACTGTACATTGTGAACTCGTCGTACATTCTCAAGGGCAACCTGAACGTGAACGAGTCGATCACGATCGCAGAAGACGCGATGGAAACCGTGCTGAAGTCCGAGTTGCAAACAACCGTCTAA